GCTTGCTGAGCAAATGAAGCTTTACTGTTTTGAGCCAAATCCTAACTGTGTTGCAGAAATTGAAAAGCGTTTTTCTAAAATCTCAAATAGCTCTTGTGCGACGATAATTCAGCAGGTGATTACGGATAAGCCTGGTCGCATTAGTTTTTACATAACCGGTGAGACAGCTGGAAGTAGCAGTTTACGGATTGATGGGAAGACTCAAGATGCGACACCGATTGAGGTAGAGTGTGTTACTTTGGATGCATTTTGTGTTGAGCATCGAATAAGTAATATCCTATTTGCTAAGGTAGATACCGAGGGGAATGATATGCGCGTGCTGGAGGGAGCAAAGCAGCTCCTTGAAGAAGGAAGGATACAGTATCTTCAGTTTGAGTATAATCATCGATGGATTCTTTTTCGGAATTTCCTCAAAGACGTATTCGATTTGATTGAACCTATGGGCTATCAAGTGGCTAAGGTAACGGGCAAGGGCTTGGAAGTCTATCCTCATTGGCACTTTGAATTGGAAGTTTTTTGGGAAGGGAATTATTTAATAGGGAAAGATTTTGCGCAGCTAGGTTTAGTGGAACTGAAATCCGCTATTGTATGATCTCATATTAAATATGCTAACTGCCCGATTGTGACCGAATCTGCGTATGCTGGCTATGTTTTCTAATCTGAGAATTCTTTATGTAGGGCCGCTTTTTGCTGGCAGTACTGCACTTCACCGAATGAATGCTTTACGGGACTTAGATTGCTTTGTTTCAGCAATTGATACGACTCTCCCATTTACTCGCTTTGGGGAAAGTGGGAAGATTAATAAGTGTAAGCGTTTTTTCTTGTCACGAACAAATAATTTATTGGATTGGAAGTGTGTTCATTCAAGGATATTGAATGCAGCTAGGGCTGAGAAATGGGATATTCTTTGGATTGATAAAGGGCAGGGGCTTAAGCCTGAAATTCTCACTGACTTTAGAAAACTTCAACCATCAGCGAAGCTAGTGAATTATTCGCCGGACGATATGTTTAATCCAGCCAATCAAACAGATCGTTATCTTAGTGCGTTAGACATTTATGATCTTTTTGTTACGACGAAGTCCTACAATATTGCTGAATTTAGGGAGGCAGGAGTACAGGATGTTTTCTTTGTCGGAAATGCATATGAACCATCTATTCACAAACCATTTAGATTGCTGGAAGAAGAGCGTGAGCAATGGAGAAGTGATGTCGTATTTGTTGGTGCAGTCGAAGCTGATCGATTACGCTCTTTGGAGTTTTTAGCTCAGCAGAAGATATCATTAGGGCTCTATGGTGGCGGAAAAGCTTGGCAAAGTTTATCGGAGCTTTACGCGAATGTAAGGTCAAATTGTGAATTTATTGCTGATCAAAGCTATTCAAAAGTTCTCTGTGCATCAAGTATCGCACTTGGCTTTCTTCGTAAGCAAAATCGTGATTTGCAAACAACTCGGAGTATTGAGATCCCAGCTTGCGGCGTATTTATGTTGGCGGAGCGAACAGATGAGCATTTAGCTCTTTTTGACGAGGGGAAAGAAGCAGAATTCTTTTCGTCAGATGAAGAGCTTTGGGAGAAAATACGCTTTTACCTGAAAAATGTTGATAAGCGCGAAGCGA
The Rubellicoccus peritrichatus DNA segment above includes these coding regions:
- a CDS encoding FkbM family methyltransferase gives rise to the protein MIKKLLSTVCLAFFGRKNYYRFARFLWIDARRDAANAMSSNGEFLLQQKIVNLAKSHQNPVMFDIGANVGAYSERFLLNAMSEGLAEQMKLYCFEPNPNCVAEIEKRFSKISNSSCATIIQQVITDKPGRISFYITGETAGSSSLRIDGKTQDATPIEVECVTLDAFCVEHRISNILFAKVDTEGNDMRVLEGAKQLLEEGRIQYLQFEYNHRWILFRNFLKDVFDLIEPMGYQVAKVTGKGLEVYPHWHFELEVFWEGNYLIGKDFAQLGLVELKSAIV
- a CDS encoding CgeB family protein, with translation MFSNLRILYVGPLFAGSTALHRMNALRDLDCFVSAIDTTLPFTRFGESGKINKCKRFFLSRTNNLLDWKCVHSRILNAARAEKWDILWIDKGQGLKPEILTDFRKLQPSAKLVNYSPDDMFNPANQTDRYLSALDIYDLFVTTKSYNIAEFREAGVQDVFFVGNAYEPSIHKPFRLLEEEREQWRSDVVFVGAVEADRLRSLEFLAQQKISLGLYGGGKAWQSLSELYANVRSNCEFIADQSYSKVLCASSIALGFLRKQNRDLQTTRSIEIPACGVFMLAERTDEHLALFDEGKEAEFFSSDEELWEKIRFYLKNVDKREAIARAGRRRCLQSGYSNAERLRLVLEYLV